Proteins encoded in a region of the Balneola sp. genome:
- a CDS encoding YtxH domain-containing protein codes for MSKSGNFLAGLLTGALTGTVLALLYAPDTGKNTRDRLSYRLSNYRDELVDLISELRKEKQKLISEAKEKGEKVVSDAKEKAEDLIKEAEDLLASIDSSEQG; via the coding sequence ATGAGTAAATCAGGAAATTTTTTAGCAGGATTATTGACGGGTGCATTAACCGGAACTGTATTGGCTTTATTATATGCTCCCGATACAGGAAAGAATACAAGAGACCGTCTTTCTTACCGGTTAAGCAATTACAGAGATGAATTGGTTGACCTGATATCAGAGCTAAGAAAAGAGAAGCAAAAACTCATTTCTGAAGCTAAGGAGAAAGGTGAAAAAGTAGTATCTGATGCCAAAGAAAAGGCCGAAGACTTGATCAAAGAAGCTGAAGATTTATTGGCTTCTATTGATTCTTCGGAGCAAGGCTAA